A genomic segment from Clostridium pasteurianum BC1 encodes:
- a CDS encoding dimethylarginine dimethylaminohydrolase family protein — translation MNKCFVKNSTGILKKVLLCPSDYMKLQPINVIAEKWIKENNELSIKNCIREHKDLIEAYEENRVEVALMEPDKNMTNEVFARDFGACIREGYILGKFKEPIRREETEAYRKKLEELGVPCVAKVTKGFFEGGDFWFLDDNTLAIGVVARTDETGIQDIREQISKFGYNIIPVKCPKENLHLDMCFNIVEDKLAVVCKQALPDSFINILEERKFSLIDITQEEVFKLHCNLQALGNGRVISLKSNREVNNKLRTYGINVIELELSEILKNGGGPHCMTFPLERI, via the coding sequence ATGAATAAATGCTTTGTTAAAAACTCAACAGGTATACTGAAAAAGGTGTTACTATGTCCTTCTGACTATATGAAACTTCAGCCAATCAATGTTATAGCAGAAAAATGGATTAAAGAAAATAATGAGTTAAGTATAAAAAATTGTATTAGAGAACATAAAGACTTAATAGAAGCTTATGAAGAAAACCGAGTGGAAGTGGCTTTAATGGAGCCGGATAAAAATATGACTAATGAAGTATTTGCAAGGGATTTTGGAGCTTGTATAAGAGAAGGATATATCCTTGGAAAATTTAAGGAACCTATTAGACGAGAAGAGACAGAAGCTTATAGAAAAAAGCTGGAGGAATTAGGGGTTCCCTGCGTTGCTAAAGTTACAAAAGGCTTTTTTGAAGGTGGAGACTTTTGGTTTTTAGATGATAATACTTTAGCAATAGGAGTTGTTGCAAGAACTGACGAAACTGGAATACAGGATATAAGAGAACAAATTAGTAAATTTGGTTATAATATAATACCTGTAAAGTGTCCAAAAGAAAATCTTCATTTAGATATGTGCTTTAATATTGTAGAGGATAAGTTAGCTGTAGTATGCAAGCAGGCTTTGCCTGATAGTTTTATTAATATTTTAGAAGAAAGAAAATTTTCTTTAATTGATATTACTCAAGAAGAAGTTTTTAAACTGCATTGCAATTTACAGGCACTAGGAAATGGAAGAGTAATATCTCTTAAATCTAATAGGGAAGTAAACAATAAACTTAGAACTTATGGAATCAATGTAATAGAATTGGAGTTAAGTGAAATTCTTAAAAATGGAGGAGGTCCACATTGTATGACCTTCCCATTAGAAAGAATATAA
- a CDS encoding winged helix-turn-helix transcriptional regulator produces the protein MPKDRLNKISCSNYKSEVEVTLEVLSGKWKVLILLNLSEHKVIRFNEFKRLIPDITQKMLSQQLRDLNENGLVNKTIYNQVPPMVEYSLTKIGTDLIPILKSMDKWGKRFVNNFTHLHDISS, from the coding sequence ATGCCAAAAGATAGATTAAATAAAATCAGCTGTAGCAATTATAAAAGTGAAGTTGAAGTTACATTAGAAGTTTTAAGTGGAAAATGGAAAGTACTTATTCTTTTGAATCTCAGTGAGCACAAAGTTATCAGATTTAATGAATTTAAGAGATTAATTCCAGATATAACTCAAAAAATGTTATCACAACAATTAAGAGATCTAAATGAGAATGGATTAGTCAATAAAACTATCTATAATCAAGTTCCTCCTATGGTTGAATATTCACTTACTAAAATAGGAACAGATTTGATTCCCATATTAAAATCAATGGATAAATGGGGAAAACGTTTCGTAAATAATTTTACGCATTTACATGATATATCAAGTTGA
- a CDS encoding iron-containing alcohol dehydrogenase — protein MNRFTIPRDVYFGDNAIEYLKSVKGTKAILVIGSQRLIKDGTVHKIQQLLKEADVDTEVFSGVENDPSVATIKKGVEKMSEFNPDLIIGIGGGSPIDAAKAMWIFYEYPELTFEDASKPFSLPELRKKAKFIAIPTTSGTGSEVTSFSVITDNETGIKYPIADYNLTPDVAIVDTDLVQSMPKALIANTGMDALTHAFEAYVSKARNPITDGLAIKSIEMIVNNVVNSFNGEKQSRKDMHIAQCLAGMAFSNAILGIVHSMAHKSGKIFNVPHGRLNGIYLPLVIKFNAKKAGESYADIAKRLGLKGETTDALVQSLIQLVKDLSASMNMPITLKEYGISEENFKDNLDEISKAAVKDPCTGTNPREISAKEMKELFEAAYYGTAVNF, from the coding sequence ATGAATAGATTTACTATACCAAGAGATGTTTATTTTGGAGATAATGCTATAGAGTATTTAAAATCAGTAAAGGGAACCAAAGCTATACTGGTTATTGGATCTCAGAGACTAATAAAGGATGGAACAGTCCACAAAATACAGCAGCTATTAAAAGAAGCTGATGTTGATACGGAAGTATTTTCAGGTGTTGAGAATGATCCTTCAGTTGCCACTATTAAAAAAGGTGTTGAAAAAATGTCAGAATTCAATCCAGATTTAATAATTGGTATTGGGGGCGGCTCACCAATAGACGCTGCTAAGGCAATGTGGATATTTTATGAATATCCAGAGCTTACATTTGAAGATGCTTCTAAACCATTTAGCTTACCAGAGCTTAGAAAAAAGGCAAAATTTATAGCTATACCAACTACCAGTGGTACAGGTTCAGAAGTCACTTCATTTTCAGTAATAACTGATAATGAAACAGGAATTAAGTATCCAATAGCTGATTATAATTTAACCCCAGATGTTGCTATAGTTGATACTGATTTAGTCCAAAGCATGCCTAAAGCACTAATTGCCAACACTGGAATGGATGCTTTAACTCATGCCTTTGAGGCTTATGTTTCAAAAGCTAGAAATCCAATAACTGATGGTCTAGCTATAAAATCAATAGAAATGATTGTGAACAATGTGGTTAATTCATTTAATGGAGAAAAGCAATCCAGAAAAGACATGCATATAGCTCAGTGTTTAGCTGGTATGGCATTTTCTAATGCAATACTTGGAATTGTTCATTCTATGGCTCACAAATCAGGAAAAATATTCAATGTTCCTCATGGACGTTTAAATGGAATATATTTACCACTTGTTATAAAATTTAATGCTAAAAAAGCCGGAGAATCTTATGCTGATATAGCCAAAAGATTGGGGCTAAAAGGGGAAACAACAGATGCACTAGTTCAATCACTAATTCAATTAGTTAAAGATCTTAGTGCCTCTATGAATATGCCTATAACTTTAAAAGAATATGGTATATCAGAAGAAAACTTTAAGGATAATCTAGATGAAATCTCTAAGGCGGCAGTAAAGGATCCGTGTACAGGTACAAATCCAAGAGAAATATCTGCAAAGGAAATGAAAGAATTATTTGAAGCTGCTTATTATGGAACAGCAGTTAACTTCTAA
- a CDS encoding [FeFe] hydrogenase, group A — translation MNSKHQFTDIRVPIEKDNPSIMRHEELCVKCKICKKVCTEEISVYGHYDLEKTGDKAICIYCGQCANVCPVYSITEVSNVQQVKDAINDPDKIVIFQTSPSVRVSLGEAFGMEPGTYVEDKMVTVLKNLGADYVFDTTFGADLTITEEASELVQRITSGKNPLPQFTSCCPAWVEFVEIYYPELINNLSSSKSPILMQGPTIKTYFAKKAGIDPKKIVNVAVTPCTAKKYEITRAEKNDSGKYYNDETMRDMDYVITVRELSNWIKESNIDFKALQGAEFDSLLSRGSGGGIIFGITGGVMESAIRTAYYYITKKNPPKNLYNLEAVGNMDGIREAQVTIGDYTINIAIVHGTANARKLIEKVKSGEKKYDFVEVMTCRGGCIGGGGQPKVKIPMADKVRQKRIAGLYNKDQSVTQRLAHENPDIIKVYDEFFEKPLSPLAEELLHTVYSSKKHILGE, via the coding sequence ATGAATAGTAAACACCAATTTACAGATATCAGAGTTCCCATTGAAAAGGATAATCCATCAATTATGAGACATGAAGAGCTTTGTGTTAAATGTAAAATATGTAAAAAAGTCTGTACTGAGGAGATTTCTGTATATGGTCATTATGACCTAGAGAAAACAGGAGATAAAGCTATCTGCATTTATTGTGGTCAGTGTGCTAATGTTTGCCCTGTTTACTCAATTACAGAAGTTTCCAATGTTCAACAAGTAAAAGATGCAATTAATGATCCTGACAAAATAGTTATATTTCAGACTTCTCCTTCCGTACGCGTATCACTTGGAGAAGCCTTTGGCATGGAGCCAGGAACTTATGTTGAAGACAAAATGGTTACTGTCTTAAAAAATCTTGGGGCCGATTATGTTTTTGACACTACCTTCGGAGCAGATTTAACCATAACTGAAGAAGCTTCAGAACTAGTTCAGAGAATTACAAGCGGTAAAAACCCTTTGCCTCAATTTACAAGCTGCTGTCCAGCCTGGGTAGAATTTGTGGAAATATATTATCCTGAACTTATAAACAATTTATCATCATCTAAAAGCCCTATACTTATGCAGGGTCCAACTATAAAAACTTATTTTGCAAAAAAAGCAGGTATAGATCCAAAAAAAATTGTGAATGTTGCTGTAACACCTTGTACTGCAAAAAAATATGAAATCACTCGCGCTGAAAAAAATGATTCTGGTAAATATTACAATGATGAAACCATGCGTGATATGGACTATGTTATTACTGTAAGAGAGTTATCAAACTGGATTAAGGAAAGCAATATAGACTTTAAAGCTCTTCAAGGAGCAGAATTTGATTCTCTATTATCAAGAGGTTCAGGTGGCGGTATAATCTTTGGAATTACAGGTGGAGTTATGGAATCGGCTATTAGGACAGCCTACTATTATATAACTAAGAAAAATCCACCAAAGAATTTATATAATCTGGAAGCTGTAGGTAATATGGATGGCATCAGAGAGGCACAGGTTACAATTGGTGATTATACTATTAACATTGCCATTGTACATGGAACAGCTAATGCAAGGAAGCTTATTGAAAAAGTAAAAAGTGGAGAAAAGAAATATGATTTTGTTGAAGTTATGACTTGCCGCGGAGGCTGCATTGGTGGTGGTGGACAGCCTAAAGTTAAAATTCCTATGGCAGATAAGGTTCGCCAAAAGAGGATTGCAGGACTTTATAACAAGGACCAAAGTGTTACACAGAGACTTGCTCATGAAAATCCTGATATAATAAAAGTATATGATGAATTTTTTGAAAAACCATTAAGTCCATTAGCTGAAGAACTATTACATACTGTATATAGTTCAAAAAAACATATTTTAGGTGAGTAA
- the fsa gene encoding fructose-6-phosphate aldolase: MKIFVDTANVDEIRKASQLGVICGVTTNPSLIAKEGRDFNEVIKEITEIVDGPISGEVISMECKGMVKEAREIAKIHKNMIVKIPMCEEGLKAVNILHKEGIKTNVTLIFSALQALLAARAGASYVSPFLGRLDDIGNKGINLIEDISEIFKLHNIDVEIISASVRHPMHVLECAKAGSNIATIPYKVIIQMIKHPLTDAGIEKFLKDYEGMEK, encoded by the coding sequence ATGAAGATTTTCGTAGATACGGCAAATGTTGACGAAATAAGAAAGGCTAGCCAATTAGGGGTAATATGTGGTGTAACAACAAATCCTTCTCTTATAGCAAAAGAGGGAAGAGACTTTAATGAAGTAATAAAGGAAATAACTGAAATAGTAGATGGTCCAATAAGTGGAGAAGTTATTTCAATGGAATGTAAGGGTATGGTAAAAGAAGCTCGTGAAATAGCTAAAATCCATAAGAATATGATAGTAAAGATTCCAATGTGTGAAGAGGGATTAAAGGCTGTTAATATTCTGCATAAAGAAGGTATAAAGACAAATGTTACACTGATTTTTTCTGCACTACAGGCACTGCTTGCGGCAAGAGCTGGGGCCAGCTATGTAAGTCCATTCTTGGGAAGGTTGGATGATATAGGAAACAAAGGAATTAATTTAATTGAGGACATTTCAGAAATATTTAAGCTTCATAACATAGACGTAGAAATCATTTCAGCCAGCGTAAGACATCCAATGCATGTGTTAGAGTGTGCTAAGGCGGGATCTAATATAGCCACAATACCATATAAAGTAATAATTCAAATGATAAAACATCCGCTTACAGACGCAGGAATAGAAAAATTTTTAAAAGATTATGAAGGTATGGAAAAGTAA
- a CDS encoding nitrogenase component 1 yields the protein MPINFKLSAVPTRENRLGSVTGYTGDLHDLVKQSRCGSLKNKDRCFSQSSSCNAGCALGTLSLIRDVAIINHAPSGCTAVASDTNIINSQLARKRGITNATVFVGTDMREGDTVFGAAGSLKEIVIETYKRYKPKAIFIGTSCLTGIIGEDVDSVVEDLKKEIPVPIAAVHCEGFRSRIWATGFDAADHAVLSSIVKPPVKKKNIINFKNFFESERDQIIKIFSEFGVEPFFFYVNSTVEELSHLSEALATVSICGVLGTYLGNGLEQKYGVPYVKTINPLGIAGFEIWLREIGKVINKQKEVEAFIERERAIYLPKIEEVKKKLKGYRAVIGIGPGYTYEVARVLQELDIEVVWAASWHHDKKHDNDDIPVPLKYLEENSPYNFKISVADQQNYEILNILNTYKPDIYFSRHGGTTVWAIKQGVSALCVNDEYMIFGYKGTLDFAYTVLDTIQNRSFEKNLAARVKLPYTDWWYNQDNSSFLKSEAK from the coding sequence ATGCCAATTAATTTTAAATTATCAGCTGTGCCAACAAGAGAAAACAGGCTAGGTTCTGTTACTGGTTATACGGGAGATCTTCATGATTTGGTTAAGCAATCAAGGTGTGGAAGCTTAAAAAATAAAGATAGGTGCTTTAGTCAGTCAAGTTCCTGTAATGCTGGTTGCGCATTGGGAACTCTTTCATTAATAAGAGATGTGGCAATAATAAATCATGCACCTTCAGGGTGTACTGCAGTAGCTTCTGACACAAATATAATTAACTCACAGTTAGCTAGAAAAAGAGGAATTACAAATGCAACGGTATTTGTAGGAACTGATATGCGTGAAGGGGATACAGTATTTGGAGCTGCGGGCAGTCTTAAAGAAATAGTTATAGAAACTTATAAAAGATATAAACCTAAAGCAATTTTTATAGGGACTTCATGCTTAACTGGAATTATAGGCGAAGATGTTGATAGTGTGGTTGAGGATTTAAAAAAGGAAATACCTGTGCCTATTGCTGCTGTTCACTGTGAAGGTTTTAGGTCAAGAATATGGGCAACTGGTTTTGATGCCGCAGATCATGCTGTACTTTCTAGTATTGTAAAACCACCAGTAAAGAAGAAAAATATAATTAATTTTAAAAATTTCTTTGAAAGTGAAAGAGATCAAATAATAAAGATATTTTCTGAATTTGGAGTAGAACCTTTTTTCTTTTATGTGAATTCTACAGTTGAGGAGCTTTCACATTTATCTGAAGCTTTAGCAACAGTAAGTATATGCGGAGTACTAGGCACATACCTGGGGAATGGTTTGGAACAAAAATATGGGGTCCCTTATGTGAAAACAATAAATCCTCTTGGAATTGCGGGCTTCGAAATTTGGTTAAGAGAAATAGGAAAAGTTATTAATAAACAAAAGGAAGTTGAAGCCTTTATTGAAAGGGAGAGAGCAATATATTTACCTAAAATAGAGGAGGTTAAGAAAAAGCTCAAGGGCTATAGGGCAGTAATTGGAATAGGACCAGGATATACTTATGAAGTAGCTCGTGTGCTTCAGGAACTTGACATAGAAGTGGTATGGGCAGCTTCCTGGCACCATGATAAAAAACATGATAATGATGATATTCCAGTTCCACTTAAATATTTGGAGGAAAATTCACCTTACAATTTTAAAATTAGTGTAGCAGACCAGCAAAATTATGAGATTTTAAATATACTAAATACTTATAAGCCTGATATATATTTTTCAAGACATGGTGGAACTACTGTTTGGGCAATAAAACAGGGAGTATCTGCTTTGTGTGTTAATGATGAATATATGATTTTTGGTTATAAGGGAACTTTAGATTTTGCATATACTGTATTGGATACCATACAGAACAGAAGCTTTGAGAAAAACCTGGCAGCAAGAGTTAAGCTTCCTTACACTGATTGGTGGTATAATCAGGATAATTCATCATTTTTAAAGAGTGAGGCAAAATAA
- a CDS encoding nitrogenase component 1: MSNYLENPRASCALNGALAVASSLNKTISILHAGPGCGLQASIGVKSGYLGGGIGCPSSNMFEREVVFGGLKRLKETIEGSLEVMEGELYLVFTGCTSGIIGDDVESVVQKFKEKNVPIAYVETSGFKGDSYYRYEAVFTELVDQFAEESVKEEKLVNLFGIVPSQDITWKGNIEEITRILKSLGLKVNTFFTGHQGIDTIKKSSAAELNIIFSPWLLEKTSQIYKERFGVDTFRYAGLPIGPTATSDFIRKLSEHIVIDKSLIENVIKEEEDYVFSYFEDINAMITRYRFVIVGDVNTVLGLSRFLVNDYGQVPLLSIITDSIPEVYRDGIEKELLNLEYARKPKIVYENDKWKISELIRGLQEEATLILGSSFEKEIGSELDIFTVTVSAPSTDSLILNKAYAGYRGCLTFLEDFYNNY; the protein is encoded by the coding sequence ATGAGCAATTATTTAGAAAATCCAAGAGCTTCTTGTGCGCTTAATGGAGCGTTAGCTGTTGCATCTAGTCTGAATAAAACTATTTCTATCCTTCATGCAGGTCCAGGTTGTGGATTACAGGCTTCAATAGGAGTGAAAAGCGGATATTTAGGTGGAGGAATTGGTTGTCCAAGTTCCAATATGTTTGAAAGGGAAGTTGTTTTTGGAGGACTTAAGAGACTTAAAGAGACTATAGAAGGCAGCTTAGAGGTGATGGAAGGTGAACTTTATCTTGTATTTACAGGATGCACTTCAGGTATCATAGGGGATGATGTGGAGAGTGTAGTTCAAAAGTTTAAGGAGAAAAACGTACCTATAGCCTATGTGGAGACATCTGGCTTTAAGGGAGATTCCTATTATAGATATGAAGCTGTTTTTACTGAATTGGTAGATCAGTTTGCTGAAGAGTCAGTAAAGGAAGAAAAATTAGTTAACCTTTTTGGTATAGTTCCATCTCAGGATATAACCTGGAAGGGAAATATTGAGGAAATAACAAGAATATTAAAAAGCCTTGGACTAAAGGTAAATACTTTTTTTACAGGGCATCAAGGCATAGATACTATAAAAAAATCTTCAGCTGCTGAATTAAATATAATATTTTCACCATGGCTTTTAGAAAAAACTTCTCAAATATATAAGGAAAGGTTTGGAGTTGATACTTTTAGATATGCTGGTCTTCCTATAGGACCTACAGCAACTTCAGATTTTATAAGAAAATTATCTGAACATATTGTTATAGATAAAAGCTTGATTGAGAATGTAATCAAGGAAGAGGAGGATTATGTATTTAGCTATTTTGAAGATATAAATGCAATGATTACAAGATATCGCTTTGTAATTGTAGGAGATGTAAATACTGTATTAGGTTTAAGTAGGTTCTTAGTAAATGACTATGGACAGGTACCACTTCTTTCAATAATAACGGATAGTATTCCTGAAGTTTACAGAGATGGGATTGAAAAAGAACTCTTAAATCTTGAATATGCGAGGAAACCCAAAATCGTCTACGAAAATGACAAGTGGAAGATAAGCGAACTTATAAGAGGGCTACAGGAAGAGGCAACCTTAATACTTGGAAGCAGCTTTGAAAAGGAAATAGGAAGTGAACTTGATATATTTACTGTAACTGTTTCTGCTCCTTCAACGGATTCTCTTATTCTCAATAAAGCTTATGCTGGGTATAGGGGATGCCTAACCTTTCTTGAGGATTTTTATAATAATTATTAA
- a CDS encoding nitrogenase component 1, whose protein sequence is MRNARYIVTSLDESDVIFGGEKKLKAAVHDANSRYKPNIIFIFTSCASGIIGDDVDAIASSLQEEIEAIIVPIHCEGFKSKVAATGFDTVFNAIEDYLLKDIKPKKEKGLINVFATTSIGYKDQLEIESLLSVLELHVNYIPFYSSVEKLRKIPAAEYSVAICQVFADEFMEHLKREYDIPYSKTVMPIGLRNTDQWFLSIAKLVGKEDIARKYIEEQHKKVAPEINKIRKLTEGKRVFICTGTGRGIAAATLIEDFGMKLVGIQTPTYEEALFEDFDRLEKIHGGDFIIDIANMQSFEQANLVKKIKPDFFIGMSTWVSKLGIASTHILEAKGPTFGYKGLIYLGRKIENAIENPSFNIKLTQHKKLPYKDSWYEENAFKYFKEEV, encoded by the coding sequence ATAAGAAATGCCAGATACATTGTTACAAGCTTAGATGAATCAGATGTTATTTTTGGTGGGGAAAAGAAATTAAAGGCAGCAGTTCATGATGCAAATTCCAGATATAAACCTAATATAATATTTATATTCACTTCCTGTGCATCGGGAATTATAGGGGACGATGTAGATGCCATAGCAAGTAGCCTTCAGGAGGAGATTGAGGCTATTATAGTTCCTATACACTGTGAGGGATTTAAATCAAAGGTTGCTGCAACGGGCTTTGATACGGTATTTAATGCTATAGAAGATTATCTGCTTAAGGATATAAAACCGAAAAAGGAAAAAGGCCTGATTAATGTTTTTGCCACTACTTCCATTGGATATAAAGACCAGCTTGAAATTGAAAGTCTATTAAGTGTATTGGAATTACATGTGAATTATATACCATTTTACTCTAGTGTTGAGAAGCTTAGAAAAATACCTGCTGCGGAATATTCAGTAGCTATTTGTCAGGTTTTTGCCGATGAATTCATGGAGCACTTGAAAAGGGAATATGACATACCTTACTCAAAAACAGTTATGCCTATAGGATTAAGAAATACTGATCAGTGGTTTTTGTCTATAGCAAAATTAGTAGGTAAGGAAGATATTGCACGCAAATACATTGAAGAGCAGCATAAAAAAGTGGCACCTGAGATCAATAAAATAAGAAAGCTTACTGAAGGAAAAAGAGTATTTATTTGTACGGGAACAGGTAGAGGAATTGCTGCGGCAACTTTAATAGAAGACTTTGGCATGAAGCTTGTTGGTATACAGACACCCACTTATGAAGAAGCATTGTTTGAAGACTTTGATAGGCTTGAAAAAATTCATGGTGGAGATTTTATTATAGATATAGCCAATATGCAGTCCTTTGAGCAGGCAAATCTTGTGAAGAAAATAAAACCTGATTTTTTTATTGGAATGTCTACCTGGGTTTCAAAGCTTGGCATAGCTTCAACACATATTTTGGAAGCAAAGGGACCTACTTTTGGATATAAAGGCCTTATATATTTAGGTAGGAAGATAGAAAATGCCATTGAAAATCCAAGCTTTAATATTAAGCTGACACAACACAAAAAACTTCCCTATAAGGATTCCTGGTATGAGGAAAATGCTTTTAAATATTTTAAGGAGGAGGTTTAA